In one Candidatus Marinarcus aquaticus genomic region, the following are encoded:
- a CDS encoding B12-binding domain-containing radical SAM protein, which yields MKVLLITYDNESLVQWFPQGMAYIAGTLLKHNYEVEIYEQDIHHYPESHLTEKLNNEYYDVVGLSFIGGYYEYKKALKISDAINQSTQRPLYIIGGFGPSPAPHYFLEKTGADVIIRGEGENTIIDLLEHYKQKKSFSSVLGIAYEEDGKMYVNADRPLIEDVDSIPMPAYHLFNIEHYRLLRMPNCTSTDFIMPVLSGRGCTFTCNFCYRMDKGFRARSNEAIIEEIKYLQKNYGITYIAFSDELLMSSIGRTMSLCEDIIKSGIKIKWDCNGRLNYAKPKVLKLMKEAGCVFINYGIEAFDDTILKNMDKVLTTKQIESGIQATLDEGISPGFNIIFGNIDETKETLMQGVDFLLKYDDGAQLRTIRPVTPYPGSPLYYHAIKEGLLKDVADFYENKHTNSDLMTCNFTKLSDEEFYDALHEANSILLQNYQKRLVEKTTQQLDNLYKNKDASFRGFRQT from the coding sequence ATGAAAGTTCTTCTGATTACTTATGACAATGAATCACTCGTTCAGTGGTTTCCTCAGGGCATGGCATATATTGCAGGAACACTTCTTAAACACAACTATGAAGTCGAAATCTATGAACAAGACATTCATCACTATCCAGAATCTCACCTTACTGAGAAACTTAACAACGAATATTATGATGTTGTAGGTTTAAGCTTTATTGGTGGCTATTATGAGTATAAAAAAGCTTTAAAGATTTCAGATGCCATTAACCAATCAACACAAAGACCTCTTTATATTATTGGAGGATTTGGTCCAAGTCCTGCACCCCACTACTTTCTAGAAAAAACAGGTGCTGATGTGATTATACGTGGTGAGGGTGAAAACACCATCATAGATCTACTTGAACACTATAAACAAAAAAAATCTTTCAGTAGTGTTCTTGGCATTGCCTATGAAGAAGATGGAAAAATGTATGTGAATGCAGATCGCCCTTTAATTGAAGATGTAGACAGCATACCTATGCCAGCATATCATCTTTTTAATATTGAGCACTATAGACTGCTTCGTATGCCAAACTGTACTTCCACTGATTTTATTATGCCTGTTCTTAGTGGCAGAGGATGTACTTTTACCTGTAATTTTTGCTATCGTATGGATAAGGGTTTTCGAGCACGAAGCAATGAAGCCATTATTGAGGAGATTAAATATCTTCAAAAAAACTATGGCATTACTTATATTGCATTTTCAGATGAACTGCTCATGTCTTCTATTGGTCGAACCATGAGTTTGTGTGAAGATATCATTAAATCTGGTATTAAAATTAAATGGGATTGTAATGGTCGGCTTAACTATGCCAAGCCGAAAGTTCTAAAACTGATGAAAGAAGCAGGCTGTGTTTTTATCAACTATGGGATTGAAGCATTTGATGATACCATATTAAAAAATATGGACAAAGTACTTACAACCAAACAGATAGAATCAGGAATTCAAGCAACTCTGGATGAAGGAATTAGCCCTGGGTTTAATATTATCTTTGGGAACATTGATGAAACCAAAGAGACCTTAATGCAAGGGGTAGACTTCCTTTTAAAGTATGATGATGGTGCGCAACTTAGAACCATACGTCCAGTCACTCCGTACCCGGGGTCTCCTTTATATTATCATGCCATTAAAGAGGGGCTTCTTAAAGATGTTGCAGATTTTTATGAGAACAAACACACCAACTCAGATTTAATGACCTGTAACTTTACAAAACTCAGTGACGAAGAGTTTTATGATGCTTTACACGAAGCCAACTCGATATTGTTGCAAAACTATCAAAAACGATTAGTTGAAAAAACCACCCAACAACTTGATAACTTGTATAAAAATAAAGATGCCTCTTTTCGAGGTTTCAGACAGACATAA
- a CDS encoding UDP-N-acetylglucosamine 4,6-dehydratase, producing MNNTLHLLGRTEALFTEDLKQLHEQLAQHVQDASFLVLGGAGSIGQAVTKEIFKRHPKKLHVVDISENNLVELVRDIRSSMGYIKGEFATYALDIGSSEYDAFIKQDGKYDYVLNLSALKHVRSEKDPYTLMRMIDTNIFNTDKTMQQAIDKGTKKYFCVSTDKAANPVNMMGASKRIMEMFVMRKSKQIDVSMARFANVAFSDGSLLHGFNQRIQKEQPLVAPNDIKRYFVTPQESGELCLMSCIFGENRDIFFPKLSEHLHLITFAEITTRYLKNLGYDAFICNDENQARELSKKLPAEGKWPCLFTTSDTTGEKDFEEFFTENEQLDMHRFKSLGVIKNDALYDEENLNHFTQIIKHLKSELSWSKEDILKEFLKLIPDFEHKETGKYLDGKM from the coding sequence ATGAACAATACACTGCATCTTTTAGGAAGAACAGAAGCTTTATTCACTGAAGACTTAAAACAATTGCATGAACAATTAGCACAACATGTTCAAGACGCTTCATTTTTAGTTTTAGGTGGGGCTGGCAGTATTGGTCAAGCTGTAACGAAAGAGATTTTTAAACGTCATCCTAAAAAACTGCATGTGGTTGATATCTCTGAAAACAATCTTGTCGAACTCGTACGAGACATACGAAGCAGTATGGGATATATCAAAGGTGAGTTTGCTACATATGCTTTGGATATTGGAAGTAGCGAATATGATGCATTTATTAAACAAGATGGGAAGTATGACTATGTTCTGAATCTTTCTGCACTCAAACATGTACGAAGTGAGAAAGACCCATATACCCTTATGCGCATGATTGATACCAATATTTTCAATACCGACAAAACCATGCAACAAGCCATTGATAAAGGGACTAAAAAATACTTTTGTGTCAGTACGGATAAAGCAGCCAATCCTGTGAATATGATGGGTGCAAGTAAACGTATCATGGAGATGTTTGTAATGAGAAAATCCAAACAAATTGATGTTTCTATGGCACGTTTTGCCAATGTGGCATTCAGTGATGGAAGTTTATTGCATGGGTTTAATCAAAGAATTCAAAAAGAGCAGCCACTTGTGGCACCCAATGATATCAAACGCTATTTTGTAACCCCTCAAGAGTCTGGTGAACTTTGTTTGATGTCATGCATTTTTGGAGAGAATCGAGATATCTTTTTCCCTAAATTAAGTGAACACTTGCATCTGATTACTTTTGCTGAAATTACAACGAGATACTTAAAGAACTTAGGCTATGACGCCTTTATTTGTAACGATGAAAATCAAGCCAGAGAGTTATCGAAAAAACTCCCTGCTGAAGGGAAATGGCCTTGTTTATTTACAACAAGTGATACCACAGGTGAAAAAGACTTTGAAGAGTTTTTTACTGAAAATGAACAGTTAGATATGCATCGTTTTAAGAGTTTGGGCGTTATAAAAAATGATGCCTTGTATGATGAAGAAAACTTGAACCATTTCACACAGATAATAAAACATCTTAAAAGTGAACTTTCATGGTCCAAAGAGGATATACTTAAAGAGTTTTTGAAACTCATTCCTGACTTTGAACACAAAGAGACAGGGAAGTACCTTGATGGAAAGATGTAA
- a CDS encoding LegC family aminotransferase, which produces MKDIVSFIQQTFHTKEFIPLHEPRFLGNEKNYLNECIDSTYVSSVGKYVDTFEKEFAQKVGSKYAIATVNGTAALHIALLVAGVTKEDEVITQPLSFIATCNAIAYTQAQPIFLDVDKNTLGLSAQALEKFLHTHCECINEQCINKTTNKRIKACVPMHTFGHPCEIDTIKQLCDAWHITLIEDAAESLGSYYKKQHTGTFGTLGAFSFNGNKIITSGGGGVIVTNDEVLAQKAKHLTTTAKIAHAYEYVHDEIGYNYRLPNINAALLVAQLEQLEAFLKSKRELSRIYDNFFAAYAKIEFIKEPTHAQSNYWLQAIQFETKEQRDAFLEFSNTNQVMTRPIWRLLNELEMFRHCQKDDLTNAQYLEQRVVNIPSSVRV; this is translated from the coding sequence ATGAAAGATATAGTCAGCTTTATTCAACAAACATTTCATACAAAAGAGTTTATACCTCTGCATGAGCCACGATTTTTAGGTAATGAAAAAAACTACTTAAATGAATGCATTGATTCAACTTATGTCTCTAGCGTTGGGAAATATGTAGATACCTTTGAAAAAGAGTTTGCACAAAAAGTTGGCAGTAAATATGCCATTGCCACAGTTAATGGTACTGCCGCTCTTCATATTGCACTGCTTGTTGCAGGTGTAACAAAAGAGGATGAAGTCATCACACAACCCCTCTCTTTTATTGCCACGTGTAATGCCATTGCGTATACTCAAGCGCAACCTATTTTTCTTGATGTGGACAAAAATACTTTAGGTTTGTCTGCTCAGGCTTTGGAAAAATTTCTTCACACCCATTGTGAATGCATCAATGAGCAATGTATTAATAAAACAACGAACAAAAGAATCAAAGCGTGCGTTCCCATGCACACCTTTGGTCACCCATGTGAAATTGACACCATCAAGCAACTCTGTGACGCGTGGCATATCACGCTCATAGAAGATGCCGCAGAATCTTTAGGCAGCTATTATAAAAAGCAACACACTGGTACTTTTGGTACATTAGGTGCTTTTAGTTTTAATGGCAATAAAATTATTACTTCAGGTGGTGGAGGTGTCATTGTAACCAATGATGAAGTTTTAGCACAAAAAGCAAAACATCTTACAACCACAGCAAAGATAGCTCACGCCTATGAATATGTCCATGATGAAATAGGGTATAACTATCGCCTTCCCAATATCAATGCGGCACTTTTAGTTGCACAACTTGAACAACTGGAAGCATTTTTAAAATCTAAACGTGAACTCTCACGTATTTATGACAATTTTTTTGCTGCTTATGCTAAGATAGAGTTTATAAAAGAACCTACTCATGCACAATCCAACTACTGGTTGCAAGCCATACAATTTGAAACCAAAGAGCAAAGAGATGCATTTTTAGAGTTCAGCAATACAAACCAAGTGATGACGCGACCTATTTGGAGGTTGTTAAATGAGTTAGAGATGTTTAGACATTGTCAAAAAGATGATTTGACCAATGCACAATATCTTGAACAAAGAGTTGTAAATATCCCCAGTTCGGTGAGAGTATGA
- a CDS encoding NeuD/PglB/VioB family sugar acetyltransferase has protein sequence MKKEPIILIGGGGHCHSVIDVIEQEDKYTIIGIVDVKESVGKTVLGYEVIGCDEDLETLFLQCPNALITIGHIQSNQIRVDLFNKLKKIGFHLPIIISPLSYVSQHANIEEGTVVMHQALINANVNIGKNCIINTKALIEHDAIVEDHCHISTGCIINGNVKIEAHTFVGSNATTKEGVTINQFVKAGSVIR, from the coding sequence ATGAAAAAAGAGCCTATTATTTTAATTGGTGGTGGTGGACATTGCCACAGTGTCATTGATGTGATTGAACAAGAAGACAAATACACTATTATTGGTATTGTAGACGTTAAAGAGAGTGTAGGGAAAACTGTGTTGGGTTATGAGGTTATTGGCTGTGATGAGGACTTGGAAACACTCTTTTTACAATGCCCAAATGCGCTCATTACAATAGGTCACATTCAAAGCAACCAAATAAGAGTTGACTTATTTAATAAACTCAAAAAGATTGGATTTCATCTGCCCATCATCATCTCCCCTTTGTCGTATGTTTCACAACATGCAAACATTGAAGAGGGAACAGTGGTGATGCACCAAGCCTTAATCAATGCCAACGTCAACATTGGTAAAAATTGTATTATCAACACCAAAGCCTTAATTGAACATGATGCCATAGTTGAAGACCACTGTCATATCTCTACGGGGTGTATCATTAATGGAAATGTCAAAATTGAAGCACACACCTTTGTAGGAAGTAATGCCACGACTAAAGAGGGAGTAACCATTAATCAATTCGTAAAAGCAGGCAGTGTGATACGATGA
- the neuB gene encoding N-acetylneuraminate synthase, which yields MKVFIIAEAGVNHNGSLELAKKLIDAAVEAKADAVKFQTFKTENLVCKDTQKADYQKETTNAKESQFEMIKKLELDIEAHHTLLDYCKEKKILFLSTPFDHDSIELLNELGLDIFKIPSGEITNLPYLQHIGSLNKKVILSTGMSNMDEIQLALGVLIQAGTQKENITVLHANTQYPTPMCDVNLKAMQTIGKTFDIKYGYSDHTLGIEVDIAAVALGACCIEKHFTLDKDMEGPDHKASLEPEELKAMVQTIRNIEQALGNGVKQPSPSEIKNMSVVRKSIVAKQAIKKGEIFTAENLTIKRPGTGINPMNWEVVLGQIAQRDYQEDELID from the coding sequence ATGAAGGTTTTTATCATTGCTGAAGCGGGTGTGAACCACAATGGCTCTCTTGAATTGGCTAAAAAGCTCATTGATGCTGCTGTTGAAGCAAAAGCCGATGCCGTAAAATTTCAGACATTTAAAACGGAAAATTTGGTGTGTAAAGATACTCAAAAAGCCGATTACCAAAAAGAGACCACCAACGCAAAAGAGTCTCAGTTTGAGATGATTAAAAAGCTGGAGTTGGACATAGAGGCTCACCATACGTTGCTTGACTATTGTAAAGAGAAAAAGATTCTTTTTTTATCCACCCCCTTTGACCATGACAGCATTGAACTTCTAAACGAGTTAGGTCTGGATATTTTTAAAATTCCCAGTGGAGAAATCACCAATCTTCCTTATTTACAACACATTGGAAGTCTGAATAAAAAAGTTATTCTCTCAACAGGGATGTCCAATATGGATGAGATTCAATTGGCCTTAGGTGTGTTAATTCAAGCAGGCACACAAAAAGAGAACATCACCGTACTGCATGCCAATACGCAATACCCTACACCCATGTGTGATGTGAATTTAAAAGCGATGCAAACCATTGGTAAAACCTTTGATATAAAATATGGGTACAGTGACCATACCTTAGGCATTGAAGTGGATATTGCAGCCGTTGCATTAGGCGCATGTTGTATTGAAAAACATTTTACTTTGGATAAAGACATGGAAGGGCCTGACCATAAAGCAAGTCTAGAACCAGAGGAGTTAAAAGCGATGGTTCAGACCATTCGAAATATTGAACAAGCTTTGGGCAATGGAGTGAAACAACCCTCACCCAGTGAAATAAAAAACATGAGCGTGGTTCGTAAATCAATTGTGGCAAAACAAGCCATAAAAAAAGGAGAGATTTTTACAGCTGAAAACCTCACAATTAAACGACCCGGAACAGGAATCAACCCAATGAATTGGGAGGTTGTGTTAGGACAAATTGCTCAACGTGACTACCAAGAAGATGAACTCATAGACTAA
- a CDS encoding TylF/MycF/NovP-related O-methyltransferase — translation MKLFEYETEQSFDYENGFYLTSDISRVGKLLSHYELYKMIHELPGDVVETGVFKGASFLRWLSFRNLLENQKSRKVIGFDSFSQFPETSFEKDKPYVKKFTEESGEHSISKEELEHICSFKQFENFELVKGDIVHTLPEYFNHNPHTKIALLHIDTDVYEPAKVALETLWPRIVKGGIVIFDDYGTFPGETQAVDEFFKDKDVEFKKLNISHKIPVYIKKEHI, via the coding sequence ATGAAACTTTTTGAATACGAAACTGAACAAAGTTTTGATTATGAAAATGGATTTTACCTCACCAGTGATATTTCACGTGTAGGAAAACTGCTATCTCACTATGAGTTGTATAAAATGATTCATGAATTACCGGGGGATGTAGTAGAAACGGGTGTATTCAAAGGAGCCTCTTTTCTTCGATGGTTGAGTTTTAGAAACCTGCTTGAAAATCAAAAATCTCGTAAAGTCATTGGTTTTGACAGTTTTTCGCAATTTCCTGAAACCTCTTTTGAAAAAGACAAACCCTATGTTAAAAAATTTACAGAAGAATCAGGTGAACACTCTATTTCTAAAGAGGAGTTAGAACATATTTGCAGCTTTAAACAGTTTGAGAATTTCGAATTGGTTAAAGGAGATATCGTACACACTTTACCTGAATACTTTAATCACAACCCTCACACTAAAATTGCTCTTTTACATATTGATACAGATGTATATGAACCTGCAAAAGTAGCGCTTGAAACCTTATGGCCAAGAATTGTTAAAGGGGGAATTGTTATTTTTGATGATTATGGTACCTTCCCTGGTGAGACTCAAGCAGTAGATGAATTCTTTAAAGATAAAGATGTAGAGTTTAAAAAACTCAATATCAGTCACAAGATTCCTGTCTATATCAAAAAAGAGCACATATGA
- the neuC gene encoding UDP-N-acetylglucosamine 2-epimerase has protein sequence MTQKRKICVITGTRAEYGLLYWLLKEIEKSSTLQLQLLVTGMHLSSEFGLTYQVIEEEFHIDKKIEMPLLGDSAVEINRSMGIAQVGFAQAYEELKPDMIVLLGDRYEIFTAANAAMISRIPIAHIHGGELTEGLIDEAIRHSITKMSHLHFTSTQTYQKRVIQLGEQPDHVFNVGALGIESIKKLQLLDKEAFEESINFKLNDKNLLVTFHPVTLENATAQEQFQALLNTLDTLNHTNIIFTKANSDTNGRIINTMIDAYVNKNYQHSIAFESLGQLRYLSALQFVDGVVGNSSSGLLEAPSFQIGTINIGDRQKGRIKADSVIDCLPETKSILSALHKLYSDAFIKQLPSVTNPYDNGNSSQKIVNVLESVSLENILKKSFYDLEV, from the coding sequence ATGACTCAAAAAAGAAAAATATGTGTCATCACCGGTACACGTGCAGAGTACGGTTTACTCTACTGGTTGCTCAAAGAGATTGAAAAAAGTTCAACTTTACAACTGCAACTACTTGTTACGGGTATGCATCTCTCTTCTGAATTTGGCTTGACGTATCAAGTCATTGAAGAGGAGTTTCATATTGATAAAAAAATAGAGATGCCACTTCTAGGTGATTCTGCAGTGGAGATTAATCGCTCTATGGGAATTGCACAAGTGGGTTTTGCACAAGCCTATGAAGAACTTAAGCCCGACATGATTGTTCTCTTAGGTGATCGTTATGAGATATTCACAGCCGCAAATGCTGCGATGATTTCACGTATTCCGATTGCACATATTCATGGAGGAGAGTTAACAGAAGGACTCATTGATGAAGCGATTCGCCACAGTATTACTAAGATGAGTCACCTTCACTTTACATCAACCCAAACCTACCAAAAACGCGTCATTCAATTAGGAGAACAACCCGACCATGTTTTTAATGTAGGTGCTTTGGGTATTGAGAGTATTAAAAAGCTTCAACTGCTTGACAAAGAGGCGTTTGAAGAATCCATTAATTTTAAATTGAATGACAAAAATCTTCTGGTGACCTTTCATCCTGTTACTTTAGAAAATGCTACAGCACAAGAGCAGTTTCAAGCTTTGCTGAATACTCTTGATACACTTAACCATACCAATATCATCTTTACCAAAGCCAACAGTGATACCAATGGACGCATTATCAATACCATGATTGATGCCTATGTAAACAAGAACTATCAACACTCTATCGCCTTTGAATCACTGGGACAACTAAGATACTTAAGCGCTTTACAGTTTGTGGATGGAGTTGTGGGAAACAGCTCAAGTGGTTTACTTGAAGCTCCCAGCTTTCAAATAGGTACGATCAATATTGGTGACCGTCAAAAAGGGCGAATAAAAGCAGACTCTGTTATTGATTGTCTTCCTGAAACAAAAAGTATTTTATCTGCTTTACATAAATTGTACAGCGATGCCTTTATAAAACAACTGCCAAGCGTTACAAACCCTTATGACAATGGTAACAGCAGTCAGAAAATTGTAAATGTTTTAGAGAGTGTCTCATTAGAAAATATTTTAAAAAAGTCCTTTTATGATTTAGAGGTGTAA
- a CDS encoding formyltransferase family protein produces the protein MKIVFIGTVDFSLQTLEKLIDLNANIVGVCTKESSSFNSDFANLQPLCQKHHIPCHCTEDVNTPQSIAWIKSLQPDIVFCFGWSNLIKKELLELPALGVLGFHPTKLPLNRGRHPIIWSLALGLKQSATTFFFMDEGADSGDILSQKEFDISDHDDAYSLYKKITLTALSQIEEFLPQLEQNSYVKTAQDHSKANYWRKRGKNDGKIDFRMNSLSIYNLVRALSKPYVGAHLVYNNTDIPVWKVEILDYKEPRLEPGKVLSVENNCIIVKTNDGAVKILEHEFTTLPKIGEYL, from the coding sequence ATGAAAATAGTTTTTATAGGTACCGTTGATTTTTCACTTCAAACATTGGAAAAACTGATAGATTTAAATGCCAATATCGTTGGTGTTTGTACCAAAGAATCTTCTTCTTTTAACAGTGACTTTGCCAACTTACAACCCTTGTGTCAGAAGCACCATATCCCTTGTCACTGCACAGAAGATGTTAATACACCTCAAAGTATTGCATGGATTAAATCACTCCAGCCCGACATTGTTTTTTGTTTTGGTTGGTCAAACCTGATTAAAAAAGAGCTGTTAGAACTCCCTGCTTTAGGCGTATTAGGATTTCATCCTACAAAACTGCCTTTAAACAGAGGACGCCACCCAATTATTTGGAGTTTGGCTCTTGGTCTAAAACAATCTGCAACCACCTTCTTTTTTATGGATGAAGGTGCTGATAGTGGAGATATTCTCTCTCAAAAAGAGTTTGACATCAGTGACCACGATGATGCATACTCTTTGTATAAAAAAATAACGCTTACAGCCCTTTCTCAGATTGAAGAGTTTCTACCCCAACTGGAACAAAACAGCTATGTAAAAACAGCACAAGACCATAGCAAAGCAAACTATTGGCGAAAAAGAGGAAAAAACGATGGGAAAATTGATTTTAGGATGAACAGTCTAAGTATCTATAACCTTGTAAGAGCCCTTTCTAAGCCTTATGTTGGGGCTCACCTTGTCTATAACAATACTGATATTCCTGTTTGGAAAGTGGAAATCTTAGATTATAAAGAACCACGCCTTGAACCAGGTAAAGTGTTATCAGTAGAAAACAATTGTATAATAGTTAAAACCAATGATGGTGCGGTCAAAATTCTTGAACATGAATTCACGACTCTGCCAAAAATAGGAGAGTATCTATGA
- a CDS encoding PIG-L deacetylase family protein: MSNKVLVIAPHPDDETLGCGGTLLKHQAQGDEINWLICTTMDESHPYFTTREQELKEVASLYKFTSVHHLKLKTAQADEYTMSELISSISKIINTVKPNILYLPFCHDVHSDHRKLFEAAYSCTKTFRYPFIQKIYMMEILSETEFFPVSSSPFTPNVFVDITHYMQQKIEIMNLYKSEIQAHPFPRSIENIQALATLRGATAGCQYAESFMLLKEIQ; this comes from the coding sequence ATGAGCAATAAAGTTTTAGTCATTGCCCCTCATCCTGATGATGAAACTTTAGGTTGTGGAGGGACACTGTTAAAACATCAAGCCCAAGGTGATGAGATAAACTGGCTTATTTGCACCACCATGGATGAATCACACCCCTATTTTACAACGCGAGAACAAGAGCTTAAAGAGGTTGCTTCACTTTATAAATTTACATCTGTGCACCATCTCAAACTTAAAACAGCTCAAGCAGATGAGTACACCATGAGCGAACTTATATCATCGATTTCCAAGATTATAAACACGGTTAAACCCAATATTTTATATCTGCCTTTTTGCCATGATGTTCACAGTGATCACAGAAAACTTTTTGAGGCAGCTTACAGTTGCACCAAAACATTTCGTTACCCATTTATTCAAAAAATTTATATGATGGAAATTTTAAGTGAAACAGAGTTCTTTCCTGTATCATCTTCCCCTTTTACACCTAATGTCTTTGTTGATATCACACACTATATGCAGCAAAAAATTGAGATTATGAATCTGTATAAAAGTGAAATCCAAGCACACCCCTTTCCAAGAAGCATTGAAAATATTCAAGCTTTAGCAACCTTACGTGGTGCTACTGCAGGATGCCAATATGCGGAGAGTTTTATGTTGCTTAAGGAGATTCAATGA
- a CDS encoding nucleotidyltransferase family protein produces MKEIQDITVSPLSTIKEALSIIDSGAMKIAIVIDKNKKVIGTITDGDIRRGLLNGLNLDSAIESIYFKNPTLANINESKEAIIQKAIHKKLYQIPIVNDQGHLVDIEDLATLLKITTRKNRVVLMAGGLGTRLHPLTQKMPKPLLKVGNKPILETIIENFSKYGFVNITISVNYKAEMIKEYFGDGSKFGVCIDYIEESQRLGTAGALSLLPFQPKEPFFVMNADLLTNVNFTHLLDFHIHEHATATMCVREYDYQIPYGVIQTQNSSITSIKEKPIETFFVNAGIYVLSPEVLHYIPKNSFYDMPTLFEQLISKEHKAISFPLHEYWLDIGRMSDFEEAQNEYFKVFDE; encoded by the coding sequence ATGAAAGAGATTCAAGACATTACCGTTTCACCTCTTTCAACGATTAAAGAGGCACTTTCTATTATAGACAGTGGTGCCATGAAAATTGCCATTGTCATTGATAAAAATAAAAAAGTCATTGGAACCATCACAGATGGAGATATTAGGCGTGGTCTTTTAAATGGATTGAACTTGGACTCAGCTATTGAGAGCATCTATTTTAAAAACCCTACGTTGGCCAATATAAACGAATCTAAAGAGGCCATCATACAAAAAGCCATCCATAAAAAACTCTATCAAATCCCCATTGTAAACGACCAAGGGCATTTGGTGGATATTGAAGATTTAGCCACACTTTTAAAAATAACCACGAGAAAAAACCGAGTTGTTCTCATGGCAGGAGGATTAGGTACAAGACTGCATCCTTTAACTCAAAAAATGCCTAAACCACTTTTAAAAGTGGGAAATAAACCTATTTTAGAGACCATCATTGAAAACTTTTCCAAATATGGGTTTGTGAATATCACCATCAGTGTGAACTATAAAGCAGAGATGATCAAAGAGTATTTTGGTGATGGTTCTAAATTTGGTGTCTGCATTGATTATATTGAAGAGAGCCAACGATTAGGAACGGCTGGTGCACTGAGTCTACTTCCATTTCAACCCAAAGAGCCTTTTTTTGTGATGAATGCCGATTTGCTGACCAATGTCAACTTCACACATCTTTTAGATTTTCATATACATGAACATGCCACTGCAACAATGTGTGTAAGAGAGTATGATTATCAAATCCCTTATGGGGTGATACAAACACAAAACAGCAGTATCACTTCAATTAAAGAAAAGCCTATTGAGACTTTTTTTGTCAATGCGGGTATCTATGTCTTATCTCCAGAGGTGTTGCACTATATTCCTAAAAACAGTTTTTATGACATGCCAACTTTGTTTGAACAGCTCATTTCAAAAGAGCATAAAGCCATCTCTTTTCCTCTGCATGAATATTGGCTCGATATTGGTCGAATGAGTGATTTTGAAGAGGCTCAAAATGAGTACTTTAAGGTCTTTGATGAATAA
- a CDS encoding cytidylyltransferase domain-containing protein, which yields MNKSNSFLAIIPARAGSKRLPNKNRLSLCGKPLITWSIEAAKQSQYLSHIVVSSDDEAILTLASQLEVEALQRPSEFAQDSSSTVDVIKHVLQYHANYEYIVLLQPTSPLRTSQHIDQAIELLHEKNADAIISVSPTAHSPLWCNTLPKDNSMSHFLSDELKTKRSQDLPTYYQLNGAIYICKTSALLKENSLFLKENIFAFIMDKQSSVDIDDELDFLFAQTILEKK from the coding sequence ATGAATAAATCAAACTCATTTCTAGCCATTATCCCTGCACGAGCTGGAAGTAAACGTTTACCTAATAAAAATCGTTTATCTTTGTGTGGGAAACCTTTGATTACGTGGAGTATTGAAGCAGCAAAACAAAGTCAGTATCTTAGCCATATTGTGGTTTCAAGTGACGATGAAGCCATACTTACTCTTGCAAGTCAATTAGAAGTAGAAGCTTTACAACGTCCGAGTGAGTTTGCCCAAGACAGCTCTTCAACAGTTGATGTGATTAAACATGTATTACAATATCATGCTAACTATGAGTATATCGTTCTTTTACAACCCACCAGTCCACTTCGAACTTCACAACACATAGACCAAGCCATTGAACTTTTACATGAAAAAAATGCGGATGCTATTATCAGTGTAAGTCCCACTGCGCACTCTCCACTTTGGTGCAATACGCTGCCAAAAGACAACAGTATGAGCCATTTTTTAAGCGATGAGTTAAAAACAAAAAGAAGCCAAGACCTCCCAACATACTACCAACTCAATGGAGCAATTTATATCTGTAAAACAAGCGCATTACTCAAAGAGAACTCTCTGTTTTTAAAAGAGAATATTTTTGCTTTTATCATGGATAAACAAAGTTCAGTTGATATTGATGATGAGTTGGATTTTCTGTTTGCACAAACTATTCTAGAGAAGAAATAA